A single window of Anopheles moucheti chromosome 2, idAnoMoucSN_F20_07, whole genome shotgun sequence DNA harbors:
- the LOC128297546 gene encoding uncharacterized protein LOC128297546 has translation MDRKAAFLTSELPRRILLYCPELDGEGSFSGVKLTTPDHLDGFMSTIHKLSFNYESKDRSDTRILNLMVKVMKGSDEFRESSMGKTQFTNEIYIYTEVLPVFQELLDTTESGLAGGWCPKVYYGEAGHFPTYSDQYETILVLEDISPFGYKAGPRLDLEEDHLRLMARHIASFHACTYAMRIRKDERLATLIDGIVPLDYVSGDKTFTSYDVLLRLGANRLYKYLDTHPEQLDSIGFKEDIENMRRRYEATPIRLMQDLLRKDDVFSVILHGDYNRNNVLFRTDANGKPIGLKMFDFQENRFATPVIDLTFFMYMSMTENLRDRCWDELVLEYHTTLFDSLAAILNVSKGDTLLDPYRLEPFLEHFKQHAIYGVIITLHFLPWMMCPEEECEQLSYHFARDVHSTELAHWTMVCGGEKVDKRLVGVLRHASRKGYFDIVKQ, from the exons ATGGACCGCAAAGCAGCTTTTCTCACCAGCGAGCTGCCACGAAGAATTCTGCTTTACTGTCCGGAATTGGATGGCGAGGGATCGTTTTCGGGTGTAAAGCTAACAACACCTGACCATTTGGATGGTTTTATGTCGACAATCCACAAGTTATCGTTCAACTACGAAAGCAAGGACAGAAG TGACACGAGAATACTGAATCTGATGGTAAAAGTGATGAAGGGAAGTGATGAGTTCCGTGAATCATCCATGGGAAAGACACAGTTCACCAACGAAATCTACATCTACACGGAGGTGTTGCCCGTGTTCCAAGAGCTGCTGGACACGACCGAAAGCGGCCTGGCCGGAGGCTGGTGTCCGAAGGTGTATTACGGAGAAGCGGGCCACTTTCCAACGTACAGCGATCAGTATGAAACTATACTAGTGCTGGAAGACATTTCGCCATTCGGCTACAAAGCGGGACCCCGGTTGGATCTGGAGGAAGACCATCTGCGCCTGATGGCACGGCATATTGCATCGTTTCATGCGTGTACGTACGCGATGCGTATCCGAAAGGACGAGCGATTAGCAACCCTGATTGACGGAATTGTTCCGTTGGACTATGTGTCCGGTGATAAAACATTCACCAGTTACGATGTATTGCTAAGGCTGGGTGCAAACAGATTGTACAAGTATCTGGACACACACCCCGAACAGCTGGACAGCATTGGTTTCAAGGAAGACATCGAAAACATGCGTCGTCGTTACGAGGCCACTCCAATACGGTTGATGCAGGATTTACTACGCAAAGACGACGTATTCTCGGTCATTCTGCACGGTGACTATAACCGTAACAATGTGCTATTCCGGACGGATGCCAACGGTAAACCGATCGGATTGAAAATGTTCGATTTTCAGGAGAATCGTTTCGCAACCCCTGTGATCGACTTGACGTTCTTCATGTATATGAGCATGACGGAGAATCTGCGCGACAGATGTTGGGATGAGTTGGTGCTAGAATATCATACCACACTTTTCGATAGTCTCGCGGCAATTTTGAATGTATCGAAAGGAGACACTTTGCTAGATCCGTATCGTCTAGAACCTTTTCTGGAACATTTCAAGCAGCATGCAATATATGGAGTGATTATAACATTACACTTTCTACCATGGATGATGTGTCCGGAGGAGGAATGCGAACAGTTATCGTATCATTTTGCGCGAGATGTACACTCGACGGAGTTGGCCCACTGGACAATGGTTTGTGGTGGGGAAAAGGTAGACAAACGGTTAGTGGGTGTGCTGCGCCATGCTAGCCGTAAAGGATATTTTGATATAGTGAAACAGTAG
- the LOC128309491 gene encoding tubulin alpha-3 chain-like — protein sequence MVHNTPRRNRETLSIHIGQAGIQMGEAIWAQYGLEHGIGRDGQRIGIEKDGKDASFTECPTFYSDNGEGRYVPRAIFIDTEPMVIDQLQTADIGELFNPEYLIRGKEDAANNYARGYYTLSHTTLTGAMEAVRQIAEDADNLQGMILYHSCGGGTGSGVAAHLLQEFAEEFPRKCRLSFSVYPSPYLCTSVVEPYNTVFVTHRTMSCMECAFLMDNQAIYNICSARLSIVRPSYANLNQLISQVVSGVTASLRFGGDLNVDMSEFQTNLVPYPRLHFPVISFAPIISCENVNHEKLDIGALTKQLFQLDSQMVRCGLAGCDKYMACCLLYRGHILPKDINEAIASIKATRSVQFVDWCPTGFKIGINSMAPKMAPSGDLAPVRRSVTMLASRKAISDAWSNIDEKFDMMYRKRAFVHWYLGEGMELYEFNEARENLASLEMDYREAGQTGSFVLGWNA from the exons atgGTACATAATACA CCACGGCGTAATCGGGAAACACTGTCCATCCACATCGGACAGGCCGGAATTCAAATGGGTGAAGCTATCTGGGCGCAGTACGGTTTGGAGCATGGCATTGGCAGGGACGGACAACGGATAGGAATCGAAAAGGACGGTAAGGACGCTTCGTTCACCGAATGTCCCACATTCTACTCGGATAACGGTGAAGGACGCTATGTACCGAGGGCTATATTTATCGACACCGAACCAATGGTGATAG ATCAACTACAAACAGCCGACATAGGTGAACTGTTTAATCCGGAGTATCTGATACGCGGTAAGGAAGATGCCGCCAACAACTATGCCCGTGGGTACTACACACTATCGCACACTACGCTGACCGGAGCGATGGAAGCCGTGCGACAGATTGCGGAAGATGCGGACAACTTGCAGGGCATGATTTTATATCACTCGTGCGGTGGCGGTACCGGGTCGGGAGTTGCGGCCCATCTGCTCCAGGAGTTTGCGGAGGAGTTCCCGCGAAAGTGTCGCCTATCGTTCTCGGTGTATCCTTCGCCGTATCTCTGCACAAGCGTAGTCGAACCGTACAATACTGTGTTTGTGACACACCGGACGATGAGCTGTATGGAGTGtgcgtttttgatggacaatcAAGCGATTTACAACATTTGCAGCGCAAG GTTGTCGATTGTAAGACCTAGTTATGCGAACTTGAACCAGCTCATCAGCCAGGTTGTGTCGGGAGTGACGGCTTCATTGCGTTTTGGAGGAGATCTTAATGTAGACATGAGCGAATTTCAAACCAATCTGGTCCCATATCCCAGGCTACATTTCCCGGTGATATCATTTGCTCCTATTATTTCCTGCGAAAATGTGAATCACGAAA AACTTGACATTGGAGCGCTAACGAAACAATTGTTTCAACTGGACTCGCAGATGGTGCGATGTGGACTGGCGGGATGTGACAAATACATGGCATGCTGTTTGCTCTATCGCGGCCACATACTTCCGAAAGACATAAATGAAGCCATTGCAAGCATCAAGGCCACACGCAGTGTACAGTTCGTCGATTGGTGTCCCACAGGGTTCAAG ATCGGTATCAATTCCATGGCCCCGAAAATGGCACCCAGCGGTGACCTAGCGCCCGTACGACGGTCCGTAACGATGCTCGCCTCCCGGAAGGCCATTTCGGACGCGTGGAGCAACATTGACGAGAAGTTCGACATGATGTACCGGAAGCGTGCGTTCGTCCACTGGTACCTCGGCGAGGGTATGGAGCTGTACGAGTTTAACGAAGCCCGAGAAAATCTCGCCAGTCTCGAGATGGACTATCGCGAGGCAGGCCAAACAGGTTCGTTTGTGTTGGGCTGGAACGCTTGA
- the LOC128299310 gene encoding uncharacterized protein ZK1073.1 isoform X2: MSSAQDRRASFARRAESLMEKRYAVNTEKSGEIIVTVQGDLSQQEKRAVFLTVHDLGTNHSSFEEFVNSACMIEIKERSCFIHIDVPGHADNAPNLADSFQFPTLQLLGEELVTVLDFLHVKYVIGIGEGAGANVLARFGLAHPSRCLGLILINVTGSAASVLDVFKTKFISWKGDEVGQSAEDFLLYHKFGYQLVGDNPDKEKIVSEFQSRLHSSLNSKNLKQYVKAFMSRKDLPLKNCKVDLLLITGIMSPYASVVEKLYKDLNKEKVTLLKVERAGDVLADAPAKVAQSILLFCKGQGLLTSVAMPGVDRNRAFSTSSGGSTEGSTGARRLSRGMSMEDYDKPNIRRLSVTINEQLPPIKK; encoded by the exons CGCTATGCAGTTAATACGGAGAAAAGTGGTGAAATCATCGTCACAGTGCAG GGCGATCTTTCACAACAGGAAAAGCGAGCCGTCTTCCTTACCGTGCATGATCTCGGCACGAACC ATTCTTCGTTCGAAGAGTTCGTCAACAGTGCGTGCATGATTGAAATCAAAGAACGGTCGTGCTTCATCCACATCGATGTACCCGGGCATGCGGATAATGCGCCCAATTTGGCCGACTC GTTCCAGTTTCCTACGCTGCAGCTGTTGGGCGAAGAGTTGGTCACGGTGCTTGACTTCCTGCACGTGAAGTACGTGATCGGTATCGGTGAGGGTGCGGGTGCAAACGTACTGGCCCGTTTCGGACTCGCCCATCCATCCCGGTGCCTCGGGCTCATACTGATCAACGTAACCGGTTCGGCCGCGTCCGTACTGGACGTGTTCAAGACGAAGTTTATCTCGTGGAAGGGTGACGAAGTTGGCCAATCGGCCGAGGATTTCCTGCTGTATCACAAGTTTGGCTAC CAACTGGTGGGTGACAATCCGGACAAGGAGAAGATTGTGTCCGAGTTCCAGAGCCGCCTGCACAGCTCGCTGAACAGCAAAAATCTAAAGCAATACGTCAAAGCATTTATGTC ACGCAAAGATTTACCTCTGAAGAACTGTAAGGTTGATTTGCTGCTGATCACTGGTATTATGAGCCCGTACGCTAGTGTCGTCGAGAAGCTGTACAAGGATCTGAACAAGGAGAAGGTCACACTGCTCAAGGTGGAACGAGCTGGCGACGTGTTGGCCGATGCT CCCGCCAAAGTGGCTCAGTCCATTCTGCTGTTCTGCAAGGGCCAGGGTTTGCTAACCTCGGTGGCGATGCCCGGTGTCGATCGGAACCGTGCGTTCTCGACCAGCTCCGGCGGTTCAACCGAAGGATCGACCGGTGCGAGACGTCTGTCCCGTGGCATGTCCATGGAGGACTACGATAAGCCCAACATTCGACGACTAAGCGTTACGATCAACGAGCAGTTACCACCGATCAAGAAATAG
- the LOC128299310 gene encoding uncharacterized protein ZK1073.1 isoform X1, producing the protein MEKPKANDATSAVPAGSPSSKGVHRYAVNTEKSGEIIVTVQGDLSQQEKRAVFLTVHDLGTNHSSFEEFVNSACMIEIKERSCFIHIDVPGHADNAPNLADSFQFPTLQLLGEELVTVLDFLHVKYVIGIGEGAGANVLARFGLAHPSRCLGLILINVTGSAASVLDVFKTKFISWKGDEVGQSAEDFLLYHKFGYQLVGDNPDKEKIVSEFQSRLHSSLNSKNLKQYVKAFMSRKDLPLKNCKVDLLLITGIMSPYASVVEKLYKDLNKEKVTLLKVERAGDVLADAPAKVAQSILLFCKGQGLLTSVAMPGVDRNRAFSTSSGGSTEGSTGARRLSRGMSMEDYDKPNIRRLSVTINEQLPPIKK; encoded by the exons CGCTATGCAGTTAATACGGAGAAAAGTGGTGAAATCATCGTCACAGTGCAG GGCGATCTTTCACAACAGGAAAAGCGAGCCGTCTTCCTTACCGTGCATGATCTCGGCACGAACC ATTCTTCGTTCGAAGAGTTCGTCAACAGTGCGTGCATGATTGAAATCAAAGAACGGTCGTGCTTCATCCACATCGATGTACCCGGGCATGCGGATAATGCGCCCAATTTGGCCGACTC GTTCCAGTTTCCTACGCTGCAGCTGTTGGGCGAAGAGTTGGTCACGGTGCTTGACTTCCTGCACGTGAAGTACGTGATCGGTATCGGTGAGGGTGCGGGTGCAAACGTACTGGCCCGTTTCGGACTCGCCCATCCATCCCGGTGCCTCGGGCTCATACTGATCAACGTAACCGGTTCGGCCGCGTCCGTACTGGACGTGTTCAAGACGAAGTTTATCTCGTGGAAGGGTGACGAAGTTGGCCAATCGGCCGAGGATTTCCTGCTGTATCACAAGTTTGGCTAC CAACTGGTGGGTGACAATCCGGACAAGGAGAAGATTGTGTCCGAGTTCCAGAGCCGCCTGCACAGCTCGCTGAACAGCAAAAATCTAAAGCAATACGTCAAAGCATTTATGTC ACGCAAAGATTTACCTCTGAAGAACTGTAAGGTTGATTTGCTGCTGATCACTGGTATTATGAGCCCGTACGCTAGTGTCGTCGAGAAGCTGTACAAGGATCTGAACAAGGAGAAGGTCACACTGCTCAAGGTGGAACGAGCTGGCGACGTGTTGGCCGATGCT CCCGCCAAAGTGGCTCAGTCCATTCTGCTGTTCTGCAAGGGCCAGGGTTTGCTAACCTCGGTGGCGATGCCCGGTGTCGATCGGAACCGTGCGTTCTCGACCAGCTCCGGCGGTTCAACCGAAGGATCGACCGGTGCGAGACGTCTGTCCCGTGGCATGTCCATGGAGGACTACGATAAGCCCAACATTCGACGACTAAGCGTTACGATCAACGAGCAGTTACCACCGATCAAGAAATAG